The Rubripirellula reticaptiva DNA window GGTAAACCAACAGGACTCGGTCGCCTGCTCGAACGCGACATTCCGACTGCATGTAGCCCGCCAGCGCGCGCACTTCGTCCCACAACTGGCTGTACGTCAGTCGTTGTTCGACCGATTCGGTATCGGTGAAGATATACGCAGTGTCGCTCGGTCGGTGCGCAGCCCAATGTTCCAAGACCGATACGAAATGGTCTCTCGGAGGCGACTGGGTGCCGAAATACGTGTGCAAGTCCACGGAGCGAATCACCGATTGGTTTGCGGGAAAAAAAACGAAGGAACTGAGATCGGGCCTAATACGTTAACCTGTTTCAAACAATCCTTTAGAATACCGAAACGGTCATTGGCGTCATCGTGGCACTGTGAGTTTCGGAAGAAAACGGATCAAACTACCTGATCCCTACCGATTCCAAGCTTTGTGCGGATGTCGCACCTGGACAAGCCGAGTCACGATTCTAATCAACCTCAATCTTTCAACCGACTAAAGATGCCGACTTCCAAACCAACCGCCGGTAACGAGTCTCAGCAACCAAAACAATCTATAGCCGACATGGAATCCCCCCCGGTGGTTGGTCAGCCGATGGCATTGGTCGACCGAGTGGTCAACTTGCTTGATCCGGCCGGGAACATCTTTATTGGGACCAGTTTCGATGATGCACGAATTGCCGTGCGCAGCGGTAACGTCGACGCGATTCGTCGAATCGGCGGTCAATTCGCGATCTTGGAACAATCCGGCAAGACCCTTCGCATGGCCCGTTCGATTGGCCGCCCGATGCGATATTTTCTGGCCAAACGAGCCGAAGGGCCGGCGTTAATCGTTGCCGAACGGATGGACGAGATCGCCGAGCAACTTGAAAAAGAAGGGCTGATCGACCAGTTTCGTCCGGCTTACACGCGAATGGTGCCGGCTCACCATCTGTTGGAACTGCAATTGGTCGGTTGTCCGGATCCCAACCCAAAATTGCATCGGTTTTTTGCACCCCAGCGAAATCGTTTGCCCGCCAAGATTGACGAAATTGGACAGGCGTACATTGGACGTTTGGCCGAGTCGATCGACGGATGGCTGGAAACGATTTCGCCAGACGAGCCGATCGGCGTGATGTTCAGCGGCGGCGTCGACAGCGGCGCGGTGCTGATGGTGTTGGATTTCCTGGTCCGACGTCGCGGCCAGTCGCCATCGCGAATCAAAGCGTTCACGTTGTCCGTCGGCCCCGATTCAACCGATTCACAGCAAGCGGCTGAGTTTTTGAAACGGGTCAATCGCGAAATGTTTTTGGAAGTCGTCACGGTGCCAGTGTCTTCGGTGTCGTGGCGAGACGCGGTGCGAGTGATCGAGGACTACAAGCCGCTTGATGTTCAGTCGGCGACGATGGGGTTGGCACTGCTGAAAGAAGTTCGCCGGCGCTATCCGGATTGGATCCACTTGATCGATGGCGACGGTGGCGACGAAAACCTAAAGGACTACCCCATCGAAGAAAACCCGGAACTGACCGTCCGCAGCGTGCTGGGCAATCGGATGCTGTATCAAGAAGGCTGGGGCGTTGATGCGGTCAAGCATTCTTTGACTTACAGCGGCGGGCAGAGCCGCGGTCATGTGCGAACCAGTGCACCGGCTACGTCACTGGGATTTCGCGGATTTAGTCCGTTTGCGGTTCCCGACGTGATCGAAGTTGCCGAGGCGATTCCGTTTGTTGAATTAACGGACTGGGATCACGAAAAACTGTACGACCTAAAAGGCCAAGTTGTCGCATCCGGCGTTCGTCAGATCACGGGCGCCGAAATGCCAGCTTTCCCGAAACAGCGTTTCCAACGTGGCGCCGTCGACGCAAAAACATTCGAAGCGATGTTCCCCACCTCGGACCGCGAATATCGCCAAGCGTTTAGCGAACTGTTCGGGTAAAAGTCAGCTGGCAAGCTGTTAACTGAGCATCCTGCGTGCGGCAAGCACACGTTCTTTGGCCTCGTTGCCACTGTCGGCCGTGATCGTCAGGTGGCCCATCTTGCGGCCCGGTTTTGCTGTCCGTTTGCCATACAGATGCAGCGAAACGGCGCCGTCTTTCAGCACCGAATCCCACGCAGGCGGGCGTCTATCGTGGACCCAAAGGTCGCCTAGCAAGTTCGCCATCGCTGCTGCGCCACAGCGCAGGCTTGTCGATCCCAGCGGCAGACCACAAACGGCGCGAACGTGTTGTTCGAACTGGCTGGTGTGGCACGCCTCAATCGTCAAGTGAGCCGAATTGTGCGGCCGGGGCGCGACCTCGTTGATCATCACTTGATCACCGGCAACGAAAAATTCGACGCACAACAATCCGACCACGTCCAGCGTCTCGGCGGCGATCGTCGCAATTCGACGTGCTTCATTCTCGATCGCCTGGGACACGGTAGCAGGGACTACCGAAACGTCCAACACATGGTTGGCGTGCGAGTTTTCGAACACCGGAAAACACTCGCTGACGCCGTCATGTCGACGCGCGACCACGACCGAGACTTCGCAATCAAACGGGACCCATTTTTCAGCGATCCACGAATCAAACGAAGACCAAGGAACAGTGTCTGCGTCGTCGGCTGTTTCAACTTTGTATTGGCCTTTGCCGTCGTAACCACTGCGGGCCGTCTTAACGACTAGCGGCCAACCCAACGTTTGGCTTGCCGCGACTAAGCTTGCCGCGTCTTTGACTTCCGCGAACGGAGTCACCGACAAGTCGGCGTTTCGCAGCGTTGACTTTTCGACCAGCCGATCCTGAGCTGCGGCCAACACTGACGACGATGGGAATGTCGGTGCAAACTGGCTGCAACGGGCAATCGTTTCAGCTGGGATGTTTTCAAACTCTAACGTGATGACATTGCACTGAGCCGCAAACGCATCGATCGCGTCTTTGTCATCTAGTTTTCCGACCACACTGCGCGTAGCAACCTGCGCGGCAGGAGTATCGACGCTTTCGCAAAAAATCACAACGTCGTAACCCATCGACGCGGCAGCCATCGCAAACATGCGGCCAAGTTGTCCGCCGCCGACCATGCCGATCGTAGAACCGGGCAGGATCGTTTTCATCTTTGTTTTGTCAGTATTCACAATCATGTCGATTCTTACAGGTCGGCTGAGTCCAAGACCGCGTCGGTTTGTTTCCGGACAAACAAGTCTAACTTCGCTCGCAGCGTGTCGTCCGACAGTGCCAGGATCCGTGCCGCCAGGATACCAGCGTTTCTTGCACCGGATGTTCCAATCGCCATCGTTGCCACCGGAATTCCACCCGGCATTTGAACAATCGACAAAAGCGAATCGAGTCCCTGCAACGCGCGGCTTTGTACAGGAACCCCGATGACCGGCAAATTCGTTTCCGAAGCGACCATGCCAGGTAAGTGAGCCGCTCCGCCGGCCCCGGCAATGATGACTTTCAATCCTCGCTCGGCCGCACCGCTTGCGTACGCGACCATACGAGCGGGCGTACGGTGAGCCGACACGACGTGCTTTTCGTGCTTGACGCCCAATTCGTCAAGGATTTCAGACGCGTGACGCATTGTTTCCCAATCATTGCGGCTGCCCATGATGACACCCACCACTGCGTCCGTCGGGCCAAAATCAGACTTCGTCATCGGTGAATTCTTTGATCGGGGAACGGGAAACGCGAAACGCAGGTTTTAAGCGATCGGAATACGGTTGACCATGGATGGACGAGATCCGCGGCGAGAACTGACAAGTTCCGAACAAGGCAAGTCGAAGCTTTGTCCGGTCGTGCCGGATATAGGTTTCGATTCGCCACTTGTCAAACAACCCAGGGTTTTTCTTTCAGTCAATCTTTAATGAAGGGGTAGAGTTTACCGAACAGGTACTTAGCACGACTTCCGTTGTTGAGTTCACGATCCTGCATTTCGTGATCACAGAACCTTGTCGTTGAATTTCCGATGGATCGGAGTTTTCCAGATTAAGTGTGGCCAATGACGACGGCGAGTCGTTGGTTGCACGCCAGACCCATCGTAACCGGATTGATTTCTGTGAACGCTATCCCCACGCCCGATCACGCATCTGACGACCGACTCGCGAACGATTCGAAACCGATTGACGCTTGTGCCGAATACCTATTGGTTTGCCAGGCTCAATCCATTGAATTGAATCAGGGCAGTTGGCGATTCACACTTGAATCGGCTGATGGCGAATTGGTTCTCGAAGCCAGTGACGATGAAATCGGTGACTTGAACCGGCTAACTTTGTTGGCGACGGTTCGGGGACTTGAATCCATCGAAGGCGCATCACGAGTCACGTTGCTTAGCACGAACCGCTACCTGATTCGGTCGTTGTCGGATTCGCTGCCGCGTTGGCGTGAGAACAACTTTGTTTGGGAACACTTCGGGCGCCGTATCGACGTTCAGCATGCCGATCTTTGGCGCCGTGTTGACCGAGCACTTTCGATTCATCGTGTCGAAGCTTGTTTGGTTTCGTCACGTTTGGTCAGCAATGTTGAACCCACTGCACCGGTTCGACGTGATCTCGAAACGTCAGGTGGCCAACTGAATCTGCGAATCGATAAAGGACACGCGGGTGTTCCAAGTCGAACGCGACAAGCCGGCCAATCCAACGGCGGACCCAAAGATCAACTGCGACGTTGGTTGATGGGAACTGCCGAGACGTCCGAGGCCGCGACTGCGCGCCGCCGTTTTTCAGCCGCCGATCTGTGTTCTTCCTAAGTCACGATCTTCCAAGTCATCACTCGCGAAGTTCCAGCGACTGACATTTGCCACATTCCTTACCTACCTGTTAACTTCGAACTGCCTCCCCATGCAAACTCAAGTTTCGCTGTCCAGCATCGGACGCCTCATCAACGGAACTCACGAGAATCCCAGCAGCGTGCTGGGGCCACACCGTATCG harbors:
- a CDS encoding asparagine synthase-related protein translates to MPTSKPTAGNESQQPKQSIADMESPPVVGQPMALVDRVVNLLDPAGNIFIGTSFDDARIAVRSGNVDAIRRIGGQFAILEQSGKTLRMARSIGRPMRYFLAKRAEGPALIVAERMDEIAEQLEKEGLIDQFRPAYTRMVPAHHLLELQLVGCPDPNPKLHRFFAPQRNRLPAKIDEIGQAYIGRLAESIDGWLETISPDEPIGVMFSGGVDSGAVLMVLDFLVRRRGQSPSRIKAFTLSVGPDSTDSQQAAEFLKRVNREMFLEVVTVPVSSVSWRDAVRVIEDYKPLDVQSATMGLALLKEVRRRYPDWIHLIDGDGGDENLKDYPIEENPELTVRSVLGNRMLYQEGWGVDAVKHSLTYSGGQSRGHVRTSAPATSLGFRGFSPFAVPDVIEVAEAIPFVELTDWDHEKLYDLKGQVVASGVRQITGAEMPAFPKQRFQRGAVDAKTFEAMFPTSDREYRQAFSELFG
- a CDS encoding 5-(carboxyamino)imidazole ribonucleotide synthase, encoding MKTILPGSTIGMVGGGQLGRMFAMAAASMGYDVVIFCESVDTPAAQVATRSVVGKLDDKDAIDAFAAQCNVITLEFENIPAETIARCSQFAPTFPSSSVLAAAQDRLVEKSTLRNADLSVTPFAEVKDAASLVAASQTLGWPLVVKTARSGYDGKGQYKVETADDADTVPWSSFDSWIAEKWVPFDCEVSVVVARRHDGVSECFPVFENSHANHVLDVSVVPATVSQAIENEARRIATIAAETLDVVGLLCVEFFVAGDQVMINEVAPRPHNSAHLTIEACHTSQFEQHVRAVCGLPLGSTSLRCGAAAMANLLGDLWVHDRRPPAWDSVLKDGAVSLHLYGKRTAKPGRKMGHLTITADSGNEAKERVLAARRMLS
- the purE gene encoding 5-(carboxyamino)imidazole ribonucleotide mutase, whose protein sequence is MTKSDFGPTDAVVGVIMGSRNDWETMRHASEILDELGVKHEKHVVSAHRTPARMVAYASGAAERGLKVIIAGAGGAAHLPGMVASETNLPVIGVPVQSRALQGLDSLLSIVQMPGGIPVATMAIGTSGARNAGILAARILALSDDTLRAKLDLFVRKQTDAVLDSADL
- a CDS encoding ribonuclease H family protein, which produces MNAIPTPDHASDDRLANDSKPIDACAEYLLVCQAQSIELNQGSWRFTLESADGELVLEASDDEIGDLNRLTLLATVRGLESIEGASRVTLLSTNRYLIRSLSDSLPRWRENNFVWEHFGRRIDVQHADLWRRVDRALSIHRVEACLVSSRLVSNVEPTAPVRRDLETSGGQLNLRIDKGHAGVPSRTRQAGQSNGGPKDQLRRWLMGTAETSEAATARRRFSAADLCSS